The stretch of DNA tagttttggcatCCTTTTTGGTGGATTCTTGGTTGGTCATAGGGTTTATCATGTCTAGTTCCTGCTTGTCCCGTTTTTTCCCTTGCAAATCTGTTTGATTTCCATTTAACCATAGTTACGGTAGTGCAGTCctaaaaatgattaatttcATCTAGCAGAAACATTAGGTTGACAGTCACTCCGATGAAAAAGAGgaataaaaaaggaagaaatttTAGGCCCTCTAATGAATGAAGGGAAATTGTTTACTTTTCGAGGAtttgttttttgaatttttgctGTAATACTCTGCCTTTGTCAGCTATACTTCTATTTAGGTTTCTGGTGAATGAATCAAGACCGGGCATTGTCCgtattgttctaaaaaaaaatgaaggaaaaTAGAATTTCTTCAGTACAGTGACGTGCAAGTATATTCGACGTTTTTAGGAAAACCCATTAGAAAAGTTGTAGCAACAAAGTTGTTGACAGCTGGAAACTGACATGTTATCTGTTATTTTGCTCATTAGATTTAGTGGAAGATCTCATTATGGACTAACACATATCTTCAGTTCAGGGAACACTGAAGATTGTCCACTGCCTGACGAGCTCCTCTGGTCTTTTTGTTGATCCTCCTTTTATTGAGGTGAGTCTGTTTATTTTCGGCCTATTTAGCAGATAAAACTGACAGATTGTATTTCTGTGATATAATCTTATTGTTGCACCCGCAGAATATATGGCAGAGCCTGGAGATGCAAACACAAGTGGTTTGCCTGCACACCTTGTTACATTGGCTTCAGATATTCACTCCAAGCTGAACTTCCACAAGAATGCCTACGGTGACTATATTGACATCCACAATTGCCTTCACAGAGTCATTGAAGAAAGGGGGAAGCTCCAGCAAGAACGGGAAGGTTAATACAGTTTCTTTTTCATAGTACCATTAATCTTTTATATCCATTGCATGCAAACAGTACCCATTCTGATCATAAATCTGTACTTATTGCGTATGTTGCATAAATACCAAGTATACATCTTTTAGCATGTCCTATGTCAGATCAAaccataaaaaatgaattatgtTAGCATAAAAGAATTGTAGTGAAAGCAAGTTTTCACTTCCTCTTCCTCTAAGGAAAGCTACATAAAAAGGGGCAGAGCTAATCCGTTTGTGTATTGTTTAGTCATTCAGTTCACTACAAACCTGGAAAAACTCGCATGAGTCTCACTTCTTTGTATCGTTGCCAGCGGTTCTTCTACTTGTGGCTGAAAAGGAGGAACTCATTAAAAAGAATGAGGAGCAGACAGCAGAGATTGAGTCTCTAAAGAAGAAACTTCAAGCAACTGGGACAAAAGATACTCATGAAGTGTGTGAAAGTGATTTTCAGAATAATCAGTCTGAAGGGGTACGCTAATAGTCAAACTTTCTTAGAGCAGTTATAGAACAATGTTTTTTCTGTTCTATTACCGTTTAGGAAGAGCCCAATACTGATTTAGTGGCTTTTACTGCTTGGGATGAATAGGATACCTTGAGTTACTGTCTATATAGAATCAGCAAAAAAATGATGTCTATTAAGTTATTATCTGTCCACATGAAGTAGTTTCCTTTAAGTAAGtgcaaatttcttttatataatgATCGTGCCTCTGCATAACTGATAAAGTAGATGGTTGCTTTCTTGTTTGGAATTAGTGGGGTAACTCCTAATCACCCAGAAGAATCCATGTTTcttacatatttttcagttttaaatCATAATGTCAAGTGTTAATGAATTTGTTTGCCAAACTTCTAAGCAATTTCTctagctttatatatatgtattttttattcgtgAGTCACATATGTGACATCTTGTTTGCGTCTTTCATCCCTGTGGAAGCAGGTACAAACAAGATCAATGCACAAACGTAAGCGCCAATGTCAAGGACATGCTAGTGAAAATGTTGATGGGCAAGAGCTTATGGAAGACCTGTCTGATACAAGTAATCTTGAGCAACATCCAAGCATTGAGTTTGAGGATTCAAGTAAGGAGATAACGAAAATCCACTCTAAGCTGATTAAGGTTCGATCTTATACTCATATCCATGACATATTGTAACACCCTGACAATTTTGGATGCTTCAAGTATTCTGATTGTAATATGTGAAGGGTGTAGCCGCATAGCATGTGACAAATGGAAGTTGGTTTTCCAGGGATTTCTTGAAATTGATAATGGCGGACGGAATTTTGGAATCAAGTATATGGGACAGTTGAGTGACAAGCCATTCCGATTGGCATGCGTTGAGAAGTTTGCTCTCAAAGAAGCTGAGGCAGTTGCGAAAGCCTCTGAGCTTTGCTGCTCATGGCAGGAGCAACTCTTGAACCCAGATTGGGATCCCTTCAAGACTGTCACTGTTGGAGATTTTTCTGAGGTATGCCATTTTGTTTGAAGCAGTGCCTTTCACTGTCCATAAGTTTGTGTTTCATCAGTTCATAGAGGTAATACATATTGTGCTACTAATGTGATTAGGACATCGTGGATACTGATGACGATAAGCTACAAGAGCTACATGCCACATTGGGTGAAGTGGTTTACAAAGCTGTGGTGAATGGACTATCAGAAATGAAAAGGTATTGCAGGCTGAGTGATAGAACCATTGTACCTGAGCTTTGGAATTTCAAGGAGAATAGGAAGGCCACTCCAAGTGAGTGTGTCGAATACTTGTGCAATCAAGTGAAGCTTCTCAGCAATGCAAAAGGCAGGATAAATCGCAGGTATGGCTGTTTGAATATATCTTTGAGAATTGACCTTATCAATTATGATGGTTAATCCTTCTACTTTCTAAAGATGGTTACCTGTAAGTTATAACATACACATCATGGATAGAAGTTGTAAGGAAAAACAAGCATTCCATTGATTCAATGCATTTTAATGAACATTTTATAGTCATGCATTATCAGGTATTACATTTGTTGCAGTAAAATTTGATGATAGTATCCATTAAAATAGCTTAGTGGGAAAAGGGACTTGACGGTGCATAGATTAGGTGTATTCTGTAAGTACTAGTAATTAAGGTGAACCTTCATCCAAGATTTTTAGTAAATTTGCTTGTCTATATGCAGGAAATGGGGGTGTGGTGGTGGAAGGAATTAGAAGACACTCCAAGAAAAGattggtaattagctatactTCAAATCTTATCATAAACTATCATGAGCTGCCAGATGCCAGACATTTAGGGAAATCAGTATACTGAAATGATTTGAGCTGATTTTCCAAACCTCTTTTTGAGCTGAAATTGATGCACATCACATGGTGGCAGAGTTTTTGCACAACTAGAACCTGTGGCATTACTGGCATTAGATGATGCTAAGTTTCCCACTTTCATAAAGATTGTAATATGTACCCAATGGTTTTTTAGCCAGGTTAAAAAAAGatcttctcttttatttgtCATCTTATAAAACAAACATTTCAATGTCCTTCCCTAACATCTTAGGTTCATGCTTGCTTGCTATGATTGTGCAGGACACTTGTACAGCACTGGTAGTGAC from Oryza brachyantha chromosome 12, ObraRS2, whole genome shotgun sequence encodes:
- the LOC102703635 gene encoding factor of DNA methylation 1-like, whose amino-acid sequence is MAEPGDANTSGLPAHLVTLASDIHSKLNFHKNAYGDYIDIHNCLHRVIEERGKLQQEREAVLLLVAEKEELIKKNEEQTAEIESLKKKLQATGTKDTHEVCESDFQNNQSEGVQTRSMHKRKRQCQGHASENVDGQELMEDLSDTSNLEQHPSIEFEDSSKEITKIHSKLIKGFLEIDNGGRNFGIKYMGQLSDKPFRLACVEKFALKEAEAVAKASELCCSWQEQLLNPDWDPFKTVTVGDFSEDIVDTDDDKLQELHATLGEVVYKAVVNGLSEMKRYCRLSDRTIVPELWNFKENRKATPSECVEYLCNQVKLLSNAKGRINRRKWGCGGGRN